In Chitinophaga nivalis, a single genomic region encodes these proteins:
- a CDS encoding DUF6804 family protein, with translation MQPLIWFLKVVLAILCAVCLLKMPYQYYVFFRYIAFTLFLLFCLDASKKKHINLCIVWAVSALMSSPFIKPVLGRTLWNVVDVIWIIVLLGSLVSDFRNIHRGKRE, from the coding sequence ATGCAGCCCCTGATTTGGTTTCTAAAAGTAGTACTCGCTATCTTATGTGCAGTTTGTTTGCTGAAAATGCCATATCAATACTATGTTTTTTTTAGATATATAGCATTTACGTTATTCCTGTTGTTTTGTTTAGACGCAAGTAAGAAAAAGCATATAAATCTTTGTATAGTATGGGCAGTATCGGCATTAATGTCTAGTCCATTTATAAAACCAGTTTTAGGAAGAACCTTATGGAACGTTGTTGATGTGATTTGGATAATAGTGTTATTAGGTTCACTAGTCTCTGATTTTAGGAACATACATCGTGGGAAAAGAGAGTAG
- the avs1c gene encoding AVAST type 1 anti-phage system protein Avs1c, which translates to MPNSRKEFERNMHFLSEGFERDQVMINSANIKSIKGIENARLSPNRRANLHTVDEMARLMANTVANMVQQKI; encoded by the coding sequence ATGCCGAACAGTAGAAAGGAATTTGAACGCAACATGCATTTTTTGTCCGAAGGTTTTGAAAGAGATCAGGTAATGATTAATAGCGCGAATATCAAATCAATTAAAGGGATAGAAAATGCTAGATTATCTCCTAACCGGAGAGCTAACCTTCATACAGTTGATGAAATGGCCAGGCTGATGGCAAATACAGTCGCTAATATGGTGCAACAAAAGATTTAA
- the avs1c gene encoding AVAST type 1 anti-phage system protein Avs1c, translating into MITPSNRKEFERHIDMLAESIEKGRCHMPPDRRLLQGLLNARQLPNRRTNFLTIDESTRLLANSVANFHRPEFKNRKDAEQ; encoded by the coding sequence ATGATTACACCGAGCAACAGAAAAGAATTTGAACGGCATATAGATATGTTAGCCGAGAGTATTGAGAAAGGAAGGTGTCATATGCCACCAGATCGGAGATTACTACAGGGTTTACTAAATGCACGTCAATTACCGAACAGACGTACTAATTTTTTGACAATTGACGAATCCACACGACTATTAGCTAATTCAGTAGCAAATTTCCACAGACCAGAATTTAAAAATAGAAAAGATGCCGAACAGTAG
- a CDS encoding serine protease — protein sequence MNQKILNPKQIEVATVQVTCGAKSGTAFFVVTEADKQILLTSEHNLPKGQPVKLYLNNKEVEAEILERISDRDVAILELKNKPAIIIPALPVKKIEIPYNENWETYGFPIQRVNSGGRYTGSISRTNDGTKWDVDLECEQYSNLKQFDGLSGAPLVMNGHVVGVIGYDTVGTLGATSINSIAEILNKHHIVVIIDKGHSIPDSIESDISDTTPNEEVLQKINDVIAAKIDGSYFLVSGSPGSGKTTIAAQLEFEADNHIISDRFFVKVPESEEIPTQIRATPDFFMRWVEEVCHRTLYNSPPPKPKAEKSLNDRIIEIHQAIQHLSLHYQQQKKIAFLIIDGLDDVSESKIENFLSVLPVNLPPNIKVIFSCTSKELLPNAFQTVIDTSKEIKVTPLSIQNAEKYLSEHVKERGLNANQISALAEKSEGHPLYLRYLTKYILGMDEIPSIDDWISSIPIIGGEIENYYNKIWLQINDHPDEIWLAATLSRLRVPVEKKNLSEIQPEATKHSFLSSFKKIEHLLRDNDAISIYHTSFSDFVNRKTDALDEQVHENISNYIQKHPLANFSLSEKVYHLAHGGEKSKKRALDECNQAWIDDCALNSINPDIVLVDVKNIIGLAAELGVAHKVISLLLLSQRVNFRYNTLFQENAIFLVNALLALGRPEEAIRYVVRNKTLITADEDALYLLQKFYEYDADEEAEILLNAINQTCRNIIENGFDTNSFSRFITLKFSAVTLSSNSDFENAYHEFDHIKKVTIKLIKDNGNPEETVHKFKDKVGSYNAGYFVWRFNIPPTTKKIEEELEKFKFDDRSSGFIALLIHQALEFQDKSPKIKTVNNIPAWIEDLEYVIDKYGTHPDYHFILLYILLGRSKRLDLIENLYKNVFPDAEEFDLRKENGVDLNHQSIHRFRLNTECLGYFDSDDKFPVLPHYGYSSNWEGNIKSVFKYLCFLAGKIKRYKIDGKNEEVRQLQSKLIVLIEKLIPNLRDRMHWKRSYALPELIYPVIYKSLIRLLADAFPDYIPVFVEQIVNKKSYQLGLYTEGYTDSLFVIARELAKELEHEVPAFKVAKVLEEHIVNTVENRWERNEYLLRLVELYALLRNHDKAKQVFKEMIDTSMGPSWYKEAQLGIINTAVSNFVPKDGNLSYLQKFAAHLHNASGEMTFQRYVKQQQEEFVGDLAKIGFLNKSIEYFKHLLLPDYQTIITDAESGAVDMPYTGEGYILGARAIEEQSGIMDMLRNIKDSGSFIVWGLSELFMLGDDRYIRGYAKIQAGILNHLENSEPGKLDIVFKRLARFVVGEISDEFRYEYLRELFSELSTSNFEKLKPYLDAVGMQATQPSKEEVEEERKPSTPTGEEKDPLDELIIAKDEAQRKIDTENKSGARKVIIDALQKVQDEKYGIWSFNYSNKIDDIRDLFAGTYNNSAEFIKDIKQLIINEPYFEEWVIADQIISLLRNINDEHEKQLILESVLEHINLMVRTDQHFYDRYDWMNKGANKVNTPEQDEHLLKFLIWFLNHPSLVMKNRVIETLVWLGSISPGILVRALMEEMLSDGYRISKELSASVIHQLSNLNPDGFAENLKAAFEERGKELLKTNHFMIREAILASLIELKNNGITYLDALIIKFEQTFASSNKSNGEIMFEEEYLEPISEPIYELNELNILTKQFAETLVRQVKTLTPLSIKDSQKASEYIDRSFNDHNDISLVSDFDTLLRYALNVAVYTCTTLNDREKVANILRFYQPTFPENKMTPQFNSSNEGFENAVKDFFDTGNIAFDKLLVNNELPLNYYTAEHSKSSHSTKEKIELTAYLIPEGKFSAKRHSYPRPTFAANGYPDSISDEEEDVIPLFIKSEYVGSITGSELVPDVMNATLGTLIPNLKDNTKSVYWRKGRNWDNREQGVAEKTGYYTTVTKDKIETLKSGYKLIWQIYYGYDSKYIDVFEQTQLIR from the coding sequence ATGAATCAAAAAATATTAAACCCAAAGCAAATAGAGGTGGCAACTGTGCAAGTCACCTGCGGAGCCAAGTCAGGCACTGCCTTTTTTGTTGTTACTGAGGCAGATAAACAAATTTTACTTACATCTGAGCATAACCTGCCCAAGGGGCAACCAGTAAAGCTATATCTAAATAATAAGGAAGTAGAGGCGGAAATCTTGGAAAGAATATCAGATCGTGATGTTGCCATACTGGAACTTAAAAATAAACCTGCAATTATTATTCCTGCCCTTCCTGTAAAAAAAATAGAAATTCCCTACAATGAAAATTGGGAAACTTATGGATTCCCAATACAAAGGGTAAATTCTGGTGGAAGATATACCGGCAGCATCTCTCGGACTAATGACGGCACAAAATGGGATGTGGATTTAGAGTGTGAACAATACAGCAATCTTAAACAATTTGATGGATTGTCAGGCGCGCCATTAGTAATGAATGGGCATGTAGTAGGAGTTATTGGCTACGATACCGTAGGAACACTTGGCGCAACAAGCATCAATAGTATTGCTGAGATTTTGAATAAGCACCATATAGTTGTCATTATAGATAAAGGGCATTCTATACCAGATTCGATAGAAAGTGATATATCGGACACTACGCCCAATGAGGAAGTATTGCAAAAAATAAATGATGTAATTGCGGCGAAAATTGATGGGAGTTATTTTTTGGTAAGTGGTAGTCCTGGTTCAGGCAAAACTACCATAGCTGCTCAATTGGAATTTGAGGCTGACAATCATATTATAAGTGACAGATTTTTTGTAAAGGTTCCGGAGAGCGAAGAAATTCCAACACAAATCAGGGCGACACCGGATTTTTTTATGAGATGGGTAGAGGAGGTTTGTCATCGAACCCTGTATAACAGTCCACCACCCAAACCCAAGGCTGAAAAATCATTAAATGACAGGATAATAGAAATCCACCAGGCGATACAGCATTTATCCTTGCATTATCAACAACAAAAGAAAATAGCCTTTTTGATCATAGACGGCTTGGATGATGTTAGCGAATCCAAAATAGAGAACTTTCTCTCTGTGTTACCTGTTAATTTACCTCCAAATATCAAGGTGATTTTCTCATGTACATCAAAAGAGTTATTACCTAATGCATTCCAGACCGTAATTGATACATCAAAAGAAATTAAGGTTACACCACTGTCAATTCAGAATGCGGAGAAGTATCTTTCCGAGCATGTAAAAGAAAGAGGACTTAACGCAAATCAAATATCTGCACTAGCAGAAAAATCAGAAGGGCATCCTCTTTATCTAAGGTATTTGACCAAGTATATCTTAGGAATGGACGAAATACCTTCCATTGATGATTGGATCAGTTCCATTCCTATAATTGGTGGGGAAATAGAAAACTATTATAACAAAATCTGGCTGCAAATAAATGATCATCCGGACGAAATCTGGCTTGCAGCTACTTTATCAAGATTAAGAGTGCCGGTAGAGAAAAAAAACTTGTCAGAAATACAGCCTGAGGCTACGAAGCACAGTTTCCTGTCAAGTTTTAAGAAGATTGAACACTTGTTAAGAGACAATGACGCGATAAGTATATACCACACCTCTTTTTCTGATTTTGTAAATAGAAAGACTGATGCGTTAGATGAGCAGGTTCATGAAAACATAAGTAACTATATTCAAAAGCACCCTCTGGCAAATTTTAGCCTGTCTGAGAAAGTGTATCACCTGGCACATGGAGGTGAGAAAAGCAAAAAAAGGGCATTAGATGAATGCAACCAGGCGTGGATTGATGACTGTGCATTGAATAGTATTAACCCTGATATTGTTTTGGTAGATGTTAAAAATATAATTGGTCTTGCTGCTGAATTGGGAGTGGCTCATAAGGTCATTTCTTTATTGCTTCTTTCGCAGCGAGTGAACTTTAGATACAATACACTTTTTCAAGAGAACGCCATTTTTCTTGTAAATGCTTTACTGGCTTTGGGTAGGCCGGAAGAAGCAATAAGGTATGTTGTACGCAATAAGACCCTAATCACTGCAGATGAGGATGCACTCTATCTTCTACAAAAATTTTACGAGTATGATGCAGATGAAGAAGCTGAAATCTTATTGAATGCAATTAACCAAACCTGTAGAAATATAATTGAGAATGGGTTTGATACTAACTCTTTTAGTCGTTTTATTACACTAAAATTTAGTGCTGTTACACTGTCTTCGAATTCAGATTTTGAAAATGCTTACCATGAATTCGATCATATTAAGAAAGTAACTATAAAATTGATAAAAGATAATGGAAATCCTGAAGAAACAGTTCACAAATTTAAGGATAAGGTAGGGTCATATAATGCAGGCTACTTTGTTTGGCGCTTTAATATTCCTCCAACAACAAAGAAAATAGAAGAGGAGCTTGAAAAGTTTAAATTTGATGATCGCTCAAGTGGATTTATTGCCCTCCTAATTCATCAGGCCTTAGAGTTTCAGGATAAAAGTCCAAAAATAAAAACGGTTAATAATATCCCTGCCTGGATAGAAGATTTAGAGTACGTGATTGACAAGTATGGTACCCATCCTGATTATCATTTCATTTTGCTGTATATCCTATTGGGAAGATCAAAGAGGCTTGATCTCATCGAGAACTTGTACAAAAACGTCTTTCCAGATGCCGAAGAATTCGATTTACGAAAAGAAAATGGCGTTGATTTAAATCATCAATCTATACATCGGTTTAGACTCAATACTGAATGTCTTGGATATTTTGATTCTGACGATAAATTTCCTGTACTTCCACATTATGGGTATTCATCCAATTGGGAAGGAAATATAAAATCTGTTTTTAAGTACCTATGCTTTCTGGCAGGAAAAATAAAGCGTTACAAAATTGATGGCAAGAATGAAGAGGTTAGACAGCTTCAGAGTAAATTGATTGTTCTAATTGAAAAGCTAATTCCAAACTTAAGGGATAGGATGCATTGGAAGAGAAGCTATGCCCTTCCCGAATTGATTTATCCGGTCATCTACAAAAGCCTGATTCGTTTATTGGCAGATGCTTTTCCTGATTATATTCCCGTTTTTGTTGAGCAAATAGTTAATAAGAAGTCATATCAGCTTGGGCTATACACCGAGGGTTACACAGATAGCTTATTTGTTATTGCCAGGGAGCTAGCCAAGGAACTCGAACATGAGGTTCCGGCTTTCAAAGTAGCAAAAGTGTTAGAAGAGCATATTGTAAACACTGTAGAAAATAGATGGGAAAGAAATGAATACTTGTTGAGATTAGTTGAATTGTATGCTCTCCTGAGGAATCATGATAAGGCTAAGCAAGTTTTTAAGGAAATGATTGATACCTCAATGGGGCCATCATGGTACAAAGAAGCTCAATTGGGAATAATAAATACCGCGGTTTCAAATTTTGTCCCTAAAGATGGTAATCTTTCCTACCTCCAGAAGTTCGCGGCGCATCTTCATAATGCATCTGGCGAAATGACATTTCAACGATATGTGAAACAGCAACAAGAGGAGTTTGTCGGCGACTTAGCTAAAATCGGTTTTTTAAATAAATCAATAGAATACTTTAAACACTTGTTGCTTCCGGATTACCAAACCATTATTACCGATGCTGAATCGGGGGCAGTTGATATGCCTTACACAGGCGAGGGGTATATATTGGGAGCCAGGGCAATTGAAGAGCAGAGTGGTATAATGGACATGTTGCGGAATATTAAAGATTCAGGCTCCTTTATTGTTTGGGGACTTAGTGAATTGTTTATGCTTGGGGATGATAGATATATTAGAGGTTATGCAAAGATCCAGGCAGGTATTCTGAACCATTTGGAAAACAGTGAACCAGGAAAGTTAGACATAGTATTTAAGCGCCTGGCTCGGTTTGTGGTTGGTGAAATAAGCGATGAATTTCGATATGAGTATCTACGGGAATTGTTTAGCGAATTGAGCACTTCAAATTTTGAGAAGTTGAAACCGTATTTAGATGCGGTTGGAATGCAGGCAACTCAACCCTCAAAAGAAGAAGTTGAAGAAGAAAGAAAACCTTCAACTCCTACAGGAGAAGAGAAAGATCCTCTTGACGAACTAATTATTGCAAAAGACGAGGCACAAAGAAAGATTGATACAGAAAATAAAAGCGGCGCAAGAAAAGTAATAATCGACGCATTGCAAAAAGTTCAGGATGAAAAATATGGAATATGGTCATTTAATTATTCAAATAAAATCGATGACATAAGAGATCTTTTTGCTGGAACTTACAATAACTCTGCAGAATTTATCAAGGACATAAAACAACTGATTATTAATGAGCCCTATTTTGAAGAATGGGTAATTGCCGACCAAATTATTTCATTGCTTCGGAATATAAATGATGAGCACGAAAAACAGTTGATCTTAGAATCTGTTCTGGAGCATATTAATTTGATGGTGAGAACTGACCAGCATTTTTATGACAGGTATGATTGGATGAATAAAGGAGCCAATAAAGTAAATACCCCTGAACAAGACGAGCATTTACTAAAGTTCCTTATTTGGTTTTTAAATCATCCTTCATTAGTTATGAAAAATAGAGTTATTGAAACCTTGGTTTGGCTTGGCTCCATTAGCCCAGGCATTCTTGTGCGAGCGCTTATGGAGGAAATGCTTAGTGACGGCTATAGGATTTCAAAAGAACTTTCCGCTTCCGTTATACATCAACTCTCAAATTTGAATCCTGATGGTTTTGCCGAAAATCTGAAAGCTGCTTTCGAAGAAAGGGGAAAAGAGCTATTGAAGACTAACCACTTTATGATAAGGGAGGCTATTCTTGCATCTCTTATCGAGCTTAAAAATAATGGCATTACTTATCTGGATGCTCTAATTATAAAGTTTGAGCAAACTTTTGCTTCATCTAATAAGAGTAATGGTGAAATAATGTTTGAAGAAGAGTATTTGGAACCGATAAGTGAGCCCATATATGAGCTTAATGAATTGAATATTTTAACCAAACAGTTTGCTGAAACATTGGTGAGACAGGTAAAAACACTAACTCCACTATCTATTAAGGATAGTCAGAAAGCAAGTGAGTATATTGATCGGAGTTTTAATGATCATAACGATATTTCTCTTGTTTCGGATTTCGATACTCTTTTGAGATATGCTTTAAATGTTGCTGTTTATACTTGTACTACACTCAATGACAGAGAGAAAGTTGCTAATATATTACGGTTTTATCAGCCAACCTTCCCGGAAAACAAAATGACCCCTCAGTTTAATAGCAGCAATGAAGGTTTTGAAAACGCTGTGAAAGATTTTTTTGATACCGGCAATATTGCTTTCGACAAACTATTAGTTAACAATGAACTTCCATTGAACTACTATACAGCAGAACACTCGAAATCTAGTCACAGCACTAAAGAGAAAATAGAGCTCACAGCCTATCTGATTCCTGAGGGGAAATTCTCTGCAAAACGCCACTCTTATCCTAGGCCAACTTTTGCTGCGAATGGTTACCCTGATAGTATTTCGGATGAAGAAGAAGATGTAATTCCGTTATTTATCAAGAGTGAATATGTAGGTAGTATTACTGGGAGTGAGTTAGTGCCGGATGTAATGAATGCAACTTTAGGTACGCTAATTCCAAATCTTAAAGACAATACTAAATCGGTATACTGGCGAAAAGGAAGAAATTGGGACAACAGAGAACAGGGGGTCGCTGAAAAAACAGGTTATTATACAACCGTAACAAAAGATAAAATAGAAACGCTAAAATCCGGGTACAAATTGATTTGGCAAATATATTATGGATATGACTCAAAATACATTGATGTGTTTGAGCAAACGCAGTTAATAAGATGA
- the avs1a gene encoding AVAST type 1 anti-phage system MBL fold metallo-hydrolase Avs1a, with amino-acid sequence MNVNIKIYPAKNGDCFLISFGKTDEEKEYLLIDCGYVDTFQKYLKNDLIKIGNGGGILEKLILTHIDADHIQGAIRFLKDNNAERFITIKEVWHNTYRHLSEQKEGEIDTKQERILQQIIRRGYPQNESKQGEQGISAEQGTTVGALLLQGKYSWNSDFNNQAVCIEKSRVALSLDASIYLLSPDKQKLEKLKNLWSDELKRYDANFNSGNSELYDDAFEMLLSWEKEKVKVAPKQISAKAETLEELLKTPFDEDNTATNGSSIAFVLQVQNKKMLFLADAHPGLIVQSLKTYQNEGTIIFDLIKVAHHGSFGNISRDLLNKIDSERYLISTNGQRNNHPDKETIAHIITRKADFHRKLYFNYITVNSKYFDRKDWLEEYNYSIHYLDQQPYTLIL; translated from the coding sequence ATGAATGTTAATATTAAAATATATCCAGCCAAAAACGGCGATTGTTTCCTGATAAGCTTTGGCAAAACTGATGAAGAGAAAGAGTATTTGCTTATTGACTGTGGCTACGTTGACACTTTCCAAAAGTATCTGAAGAATGATTTAATAAAAATTGGCAACGGCGGAGGAATCCTTGAAAAGCTGATTCTAACACATATTGACGCTGACCATATTCAAGGAGCAATAAGGTTTTTAAAAGATAATAATGCTGAAAGGTTTATAACCATAAAAGAAGTTTGGCATAATACATATCGTCATCTCAGTGAACAAAAGGAAGGTGAAATAGATACAAAGCAAGAGCGGATTTTGCAACAGATAATTCGAAGAGGATATCCTCAAAACGAAAGCAAACAAGGAGAACAAGGAATCAGTGCAGAGCAAGGAACAACAGTGGGTGCATTGCTTCTACAAGGAAAATACTCATGGAATAGCGACTTTAATAATCAAGCTGTTTGTATTGAAAAGTCCAGAGTCGCACTCAGCCTTGATGCGAGTATCTATCTTCTATCCCCCGACAAGCAAAAGTTAGAAAAGCTTAAAAATCTATGGAGTGATGAATTAAAAAGGTATGACGCTAATTTCAATTCGGGCAATTCAGAACTATATGATGACGCTTTTGAGATGCTTTTGTCATGGGAAAAAGAGAAGGTTAAAGTAGCCCCAAAGCAAATTTCTGCCAAAGCAGAAACTCTTGAAGAATTATTAAAGACACCTTTTGATGAAGACAATACTGCTACAAATGGCAGTTCTATTGCCTTTGTTTTACAGGTTCAAAACAAAAAAATGCTTTTTCTTGCCGATGCCCACCCAGGCTTGATAGTTCAGTCTCTTAAAACATATCAAAATGAAGGAACAATAATCTTTGATTTGATTAAAGTAGCTCACCATGGCAGCTTTGGTAATATCAGCCGTGACTTGTTAAATAAAATTGATTCAGAAAGGTATCTTATTTCTACTAATGGTCAAAGGAATAACCACCCGGACAAAGAAACGATAGCACATATTATTACCAGAAAGGCGGATTTTCATAGAAAGCTATATTTTAATTATATCACTGTTAATTCAAAATATTTTGATAGGAAAGATTGGTTGGAGGAGTATAATTACTCAATCCACTATTTAGATCAGCAGCCTTATACTCTAATATTATGA
- a CDS encoding glutaminase family protein translates to MKHSLSAILLLVLSGHVAAQQTAPAYPLITHDPYFSVWSAADTITAAPTTHWTGTEQSLTGYLKADGVTYRILGKDPVVYNALLPVSEDDAYRVKYTESTPAADWTAPAFRDQSWPTGAAPFSNQPPAGGTTWKSPDLWTRRTFNVKQPISETLVLKIRHDDNIEVFLNGEKIYARNGWLHRYAYIPIPDAVKNKLQPTGNVLAIHVKNTAGGAMLDAGLYRQESTAGAPSLTDAVQTGVEINATQTRYRFRCGEVNLTLTFTSPLLMNDLLLLSRPVSYISYQVSSRDNHTHPVQLYFGASTNLCVNTPAQPVVASQYKSGALSVLKAGTKAQPVLQQKGDDLRIDWGYMYVAAPAAGKPTQFVSTGAAAIRAFATGKTPAPAPSGPMVLSTVVNLPAVGKTPQEQLFLLGYDDVYAVQYFGTPLKAWWKQGPAGTIDQQLNAAWRDYAAIIQKCAAFNQQLRHDAIQTGGETYARLCELAYRQSIAAHKLVRGPKGELLFLSKENYSNGCINTVDVTYPSAPLYLLYNPDLLKGMMNGIFYYSESGRFNKPFAAHDLGTYPLANGQVYEEDMPVEESGNMLILAGAIARVTHDAAYAKAHWKTLTTWANYLQTAGFDPANQLCTDDFAGHLARNTNLSLKAIAGIRSYAMLAEMLGDKAAAATYKASAEAMARKWVALAHDGDHYSLTFEGAHTWSQKYNMVWDKVLHFGLFPDSVYQQEIAYYLTKQQRYGLPLDSRKTYTKSDWIMWTAVLTSRPADFQALMQPIYKYITETTTRVPLSDWHETTNGKMVGFQARSVVGGYFMPLLAEKLK, encoded by the coding sequence ATGAAGCATTCATTATCTGCCATCTTACTACTGGTCCTCAGTGGCCATGTGGCCGCGCAGCAAACTGCGCCTGCCTATCCGCTGATTACACACGATCCGTATTTCAGCGTCTGGTCTGCAGCCGATACCATCACGGCAGCACCCACCACCCATTGGACGGGTACCGAACAATCACTCACCGGCTACCTGAAAGCAGACGGCGTCACCTATCGGATACTGGGTAAAGATCCGGTTGTGTACAATGCCCTGTTGCCGGTCAGTGAAGATGACGCCTACCGGGTAAAGTACACGGAAAGCACGCCCGCCGCGGATTGGACGGCACCCGCTTTTAGGGATCAGTCGTGGCCAACAGGCGCCGCTCCTTTCAGTAATCAGCCACCCGCCGGTGGTACCACCTGGAAAAGCCCGGACCTCTGGACCCGCCGCACCTTCAACGTCAAGCAACCCATATCGGAAACGCTGGTCCTGAAAATCCGGCACGACGATAATATTGAAGTCTTTCTCAACGGCGAAAAGATCTATGCCCGCAACGGCTGGCTGCACAGGTATGCGTACATCCCCATCCCGGATGCGGTGAAAAACAAATTGCAACCCACCGGCAATGTGCTGGCCATTCATGTGAAAAATACCGCCGGCGGCGCCATGCTGGACGCAGGCCTGTACCGGCAGGAATCTACTGCCGGCGCGCCATCCCTCACCGACGCCGTACAAACCGGTGTGGAGATCAACGCCACCCAGACCCGCTACCGGTTCCGTTGCGGGGAGGTGAACCTGACGCTCACTTTCACTTCGCCGTTACTGATGAACGACCTGTTACTGCTCTCCAGACCCGTGTCTTACATCTCATACCAGGTATCTTCCCGGGATAACCATACCCACCCGGTACAGCTCTATTTCGGCGCTTCCACGAATCTGTGTGTCAATACTCCCGCGCAGCCGGTGGTGGCCAGTCAGTATAAAAGTGGCGCCCTGTCTGTATTGAAGGCCGGTACTAAAGCGCAGCCTGTCCTACAGCAAAAAGGCGACGACCTGCGCATCGACTGGGGCTATATGTATGTAGCTGCACCCGCTGCTGGCAAGCCCACACAGTTTGTCAGCACCGGCGCCGCGGCCATCCGCGCCTTTGCCACCGGGAAAACACCGGCTCCGGCACCCAGCGGTCCTATGGTACTCAGTACCGTGGTGAACTTACCGGCAGTAGGAAAGACGCCACAGGAACAACTCTTCCTGCTGGGCTACGACGACGTATATGCGGTACAGTATTTCGGTACCCCGCTCAAAGCATGGTGGAAACAAGGTCCGGCTGGCACCATCGACCAGCAACTGAATGCTGCCTGGCGCGACTATGCCGCCATCATCCAGAAATGTGCCGCCTTTAACCAACAGCTACGTCACGACGCCATTCAAACCGGCGGCGAGACCTATGCCCGCCTCTGTGAACTGGCCTACCGGCAAAGCATCGCCGCCCATAAACTGGTACGTGGTCCCAAAGGTGAACTGCTGTTCCTCTCCAAAGAGAATTACAGCAACGGCTGTATCAATACCGTCGACGTTACCTATCCTTCCGCACCCCTCTATCTGCTGTATAATCCCGACCTGCTCAAAGGCATGATGAACGGCATCTTTTATTACTCCGAAAGCGGCCGGTTCAACAAACCCTTTGCCGCGCACGATCTGGGCACGTACCCACTGGCCAACGGACAGGTATATGAAGAAGACATGCCCGTAGAAGAATCCGGTAATATGCTGATCCTGGCCGGCGCCATCGCCCGCGTTACCCACGATGCTGCCTACGCCAAAGCGCACTGGAAAACCCTGACCACCTGGGCCAACTACCTGCAGACCGCCGGCTTCGACCCCGCCAACCAGCTATGCACCGACGATTTTGCCGGCCACCTGGCACGGAATACCAACCTCTCCTTAAAAGCCATCGCCGGTATCCGGTCCTACGCCATGCTCGCCGAAATGCTGGGTGACAAAGCCGCTGCTGCTACCTACAAAGCCAGCGCAGAAGCCATGGCCCGCAAATGGGTAGCCCTCGCACATGACGGCGACCACTATTCCCTGACGTTCGAAGGCGCCCATACCTGGAGCCAGAAATATAATATGGTGTGGGATAAGGTCCTGCATTTCGGCCTGTTCCCGGATTCGGTCTATCAGCAGGAGATAGCCTATTACCTGACAAAGCAGCAACGATATGGCCTCCCGCTGGATAGCCGCAAGACCTACACCAAGTCCGACTGGATTATGTGGACTGCTGTACTCACCAGTCGCCCTGCCGATTTCCAGGCCCTGATGCAACCCATCTACAAGTACATTACGGAAACGACTACACGCGTTCCACTAAGCGACTGGCATGAAACCACGAATGGTAAAATGGTGGGCTTCCAGGCCAGGAGCGTGGTAGGCGGCTATTTTATGCCCCTACTGGCGGAGAAATTAAAATAG